Proteins encoded within one genomic window of Solenopsis invicta isolate M01_SB chromosome 10, UNIL_Sinv_3.0, whole genome shotgun sequence:
- the LOC120358836 gene encoding uncharacterized protein LOC120358836 has protein sequence MFTYQYSSSMEKWPPQQRAFVCERFFITQSYVQAIRDFRIEYSLRPRDPVPSRNSVNLWVKNFRQTATATKQKPPGQPRTVRTPENETRVRTSLQRSPRRSAGKHAQALGMSRRSFSRMLKAMNFHPYKILITQELKYTDYAARLRFAEKMKELLDNEEIDQWGIVGPYFFQGTINTERYLEMLKTFLIPELKKKRKFRRTFFQQDGATCRTAKKTLDFLREEFGTRLLSRNTEFPWPPRSPDLSVCDFFLWGYLKQRVYANKPRTLDQLRANIRREIAEIKLAMLKKVYDNFEKRFENCIACNGHHLADIIFGK, from the exons ATGTTTACATATCAGTACAGTTCCAGTATGGAGAAGTGGCCGCCGCAACAACGCGCGTTCGTTTGCGAGCGTTTTTTCATAACTCAGTCCTACGTTCAAGCAATTCGCGATTTTCGTATTGAATATTCTCTTCGTCCACGAGATCCGGTTCCCTCTCGTAATTCTGTGAATCTGTGGGTCAAAAACTTCCGACAAACAGCTACAGCCACGAAACAAAAGCCTCCAGGGCAACCAAGAACGGTAAGAACCCCTGAAAATGAGACACGCGTTCGCACCTCTTTGCAACGAAGTCCACGCCGTTCTGCCGGTAAACATGCTCAAGCTCTCGGAATGTCTCGTCGATCGTTTAGCAGAATGTTGAAAGCGATGAATTTTCATCCCTACAAAATTCTCATAACCCAGGAATTGAAATATACCGACTATGCAGCTCGATTAAGATTCGCAGAAAAAATGAAGGAGTTGTTGGACAACGAAGAAATTGACC AGTGGGGAATAGTGGGGCCTTACTTCTTTCAAGGAACGATCAACACGGAGCGCTATCTGGAGATGTTAAAAACGTTCTTAATACCGGAGTTGAAGAAGAAACGCAAGTTTCGTCGCACCTTCTTCCAACAAGATGGCGCCACGTGCCGTACGGCGAAAAAGACGTTGGATTTCCTACGCGAAGAATTCGGAACCCGTCTGCTGTCTCGCAACACTGAGTTTCCATGGCCACCACGTTCGCCCGATCTCTCAGTGTGCGACTTCTTTTTGTGGGGCTATTTGAAGCAACGTGTCTACGCTAACAAACCTCGAACCTTGGACCAGCTGAGAGCCAATATTCGGAgagaaattgcagaaataaagcTAGCGATGTTGAAAAAAGTGTATGACAATTTCGAAAAACGCTTCGAAAATTGTATTGCTTGTAACGGCCATCATTTAGCCGAtataatttttggtaaataa